From Streptomyces sp. Edi4, one genomic window encodes:
- a CDS encoding ATP-binding cassette domain-containing protein, with product MLELSNITAGYERGRPVVRDMSLAVGRGEAVGLLGPGGCGKSTLARVAALLHRPDAGSVVVDGVPVVDRVPRALRTTVGVVQQGARRAADPGVRLRDLIAEPLKATGRRIEIRERVDELAQAVGLGGALLTRSAGEVGDGDLQRACLARALVLRPRLLICDEMTALLDPPTAAALIEAVETYRGATGAALLAVGHDRDLIADWCDRTVTWTAPPTQARG from the coding sequence GTGCTAGAGCTCAGCAACATCACCGCCGGCTATGAGCGGGGCCGCCCCGTCGTGCGGGACATGAGCCTCGCCGTGGGGCGCGGCGAGGCGGTCGGGCTGCTGGGACCCGGCGGGTGCGGCAAGTCCACGCTGGCCAGGGTCGCCGCCCTGCTGCACCGGCCGGACGCGGGAAGCGTCGTCGTCGACGGCGTCCCCGTCGTGGACCGCGTGCCGCGCGCCCTGCGCACCACCGTGGGCGTCGTCCAGCAGGGGGCCCGACGCGCCGCCGACCCGGGCGTGCGGCTGCGCGACCTGATCGCAGAACCGCTGAAGGCGACCGGGCGGCGCATCGAGATCCGCGAGCGCGTCGACGAACTGGCCCAGGCCGTCGGCCTGGGCGGCGCCCTCCTGACGCGTAGTGCCGGCGAGGTCGGCGACGGTGACCTCCAACGCGCTTGCCTCGCGCGCGCCCTGGTGCTCAGGCCGCGCCTGCTGATCTGCGACGAGATGACCGCCCTCCTGGACCCACCGACCGCCGCCGCCCTGATCGAGGCGGTGGAGACCTACCGCGGCGCTACGGGCGCCGCCCTGCTGGCCGTCGGCCACGACCGGGACCTCATCGCCGACTGGTGCGACCGCACGGTCACCTGGACCGCGCCGCCGACGCAGGCACGCGGCTGA
- a CDS encoding winged helix DNA-binding domain-containing protein, whose amino-acid sequence MTHARRKITAEERRARLGARHLLASAARAATPEAVAEALLGLHATDPASVYLSVAARLRTPSVTELERALYEDRTLVRMLCMRRTMFVVPRELAPVVDASTARAVAARERRNLAKVLHEQLGLDAGWFARTEGAVLAALERRGEATAAQIADDVPELKAQIVQSEGKPYEARPRITSRFLGVMAAEGRIRRGRPLGTWASSQYRWIPAEPHPDLPADEAKARLAARYLAAYGPATTEDVKWWTGWTLTDTRKALARTDAVAADLDEGAGHALPAHLEPPAEPKPWAALLPALDPTPMGWRSRDWYLDAAYTSQLFDTNGNIGPSVWWNGRVVGGWAQRPDGEIVTELLTRQGVGREAREAIAAEAARLTAFFADVRVKPSFRTPLERRLTAAASG is encoded by the coding sequence ATGACCCACGCGCGTCGGAAGATCACCGCCGAGGAGCGCCGCGCGCGCCTCGGCGCCCGCCACCTGCTGGCGTCGGCGGCCCGCGCCGCCACCCCGGAGGCGGTGGCCGAGGCGCTGCTCGGTCTGCACGCCACCGACCCCGCCTCCGTGTATCTCTCCGTCGCCGCCCGCCTCCGGACCCCGTCCGTCACGGAGCTCGAGCGGGCGCTGTACGAGGACCGGACGCTGGTGCGGATGCTCTGCATGCGGCGCACGATGTTCGTGGTCCCGCGCGAACTCGCTCCCGTCGTGGACGCCTCGACCGCCCGCGCGGTCGCGGCCCGCGAACGCCGCAACCTGGCGAAGGTCCTCCACGAGCAACTGGGTTTGGACGCAGGCTGGTTCGCCCGAACCGAGGGGGCGGTCCTCGCCGCGCTGGAGCGGCGCGGCGAGGCCACGGCGGCCCAAATCGCCGACGACGTACCGGAGCTGAAGGCGCAGATCGTCCAGTCCGAGGGCAAGCCGTATGAGGCACGGCCGCGCATCACCAGCCGTTTCCTCGGTGTGATGGCCGCCGAGGGGCGCATCCGGCGCGGCCGCCCGCTCGGCACCTGGGCCTCCAGCCAGTACCGCTGGATCCCCGCCGAACCGCACCCCGACCTGCCGGCCGACGAGGCCAAGGCGCGCCTGGCCGCCCGATACCTCGCGGCCTACGGTCCCGCCACCACCGAGGACGTCAAGTGGTGGACGGGCTGGACGCTGACGGACACCCGCAAGGCGCTGGCCCGCACCGACGCGGTGGCGGCCGACCTCGACGAGGGCGCGGGCCATGCCCTGCCCGCCCACCTGGAACCACCCGCCGAACCGAAGCCCTGGGCCGCGTTGCTGCCCGCGCTCGATCCCACCCCGATGGGCTGGCGCAGCCGCGACTGGTACCTCGACGCCGCGTACACGTCCCAGCTCTTCGACACCAACGGGAACATCGGGCCCAGCGTGTGGTGGAACGGCCGCGTCGTGGGCGGCTGGGCCCAGCGTCCCGACGGCGAGATCGTCACGGAACTCCTGACGCGCCAAGGGGTGGGCCGCGAGGCACGCGAGGCGATCGCGGCGGAGGCGGCCCGGCTGACGGCGTTCTTCGCCGACGTGCGCGTCAAACCGAGCTTTCGCACCCCCTTGGAGCGACGGCTCACAGCGGCCGCGAGCGGATGA
- a CDS encoding amino acid permease, whose product MGYPRKLTRRFHAFDNFAISFTIINIISGIFSAFGFGMGAGGPRILVFGWIGVSVMVLFVGAAMGEIASAYPTSGALYFSAGKLAKRHRGAWSWYTGWLNFVGQVGGTAATNYAAATFIQAFISMQWPSYEGTPQQTVGIATAILLIQALANTYTVQLVAVVNRISVWWLLIGMVVIVVALTVKPGSHQPVSFATHFVNSTGFDNGLYAAMLGLLVTSWTFTGFDGSFHMSEETVKATVNTPKGIMRAILYSALAGLVLMLALVYSIRDYASEIAASAPPVQILVDALGLGMAKLLLLIVIGAMLFCGLANMTSNTRQIFAFSRDGAMPGSRWWHSVSLRTRTPVKAVWLAAACALVLIIPGWWSHTAFTAIVSVNVVGLYLAYGVPIFLRLRLKDFEPGPWNLGRYGRPVAAVAVVWIVLSSVLFMLPQVSPITADSFNYAPIALGVVLLIATIWWFATARRRFQGPVSYGSPDEVAAMDLI is encoded by the coding sequence ATGGGATATCCACGGAAACTCACCCGTAGATTTCACGCGTTCGACAATTTCGCCATATCCTTCACCATCATCAACATTATCTCCGGCATCTTCTCCGCCTTCGGTTTCGGAATGGGGGCGGGCGGCCCCCGGATTCTGGTCTTCGGCTGGATCGGCGTCTCGGTGATGGTGCTGTTCGTGGGCGCGGCGATGGGTGAGATCGCGTCCGCCTACCCCACCAGCGGCGCCCTGTACTTCTCGGCGGGCAAGCTCGCCAAGCGGCACCGGGGCGCCTGGTCCTGGTACACGGGATGGCTGAACTTCGTCGGCCAAGTAGGCGGCACTGCCGCCACCAACTACGCCGCCGCCACCTTCATCCAGGCCTTCATCTCCATGCAATGGCCGTCCTACGAGGGGACGCCGCAGCAGACGGTCGGCATCGCCACGGCGATCCTGCTGATCCAGGCGCTGGCCAACACCTACACCGTGCAGCTGGTCGCCGTGGTGAACCGAATCTCCGTGTGGTGGCTCCTGATCGGCATGGTGGTGATCGTCGTCGCCCTGACCGTGAAGCCCGGCTCGCACCAGCCGGTCTCGTTCGCGACGCACTTCGTCAACAGCACCGGCTTCGACAACGGTCTGTACGCCGCGATGCTCGGCCTGCTCGTCACCAGTTGGACGTTCACCGGCTTCGACGGCAGCTTCCACATGTCCGAGGAGACGGTGAAGGCCACCGTCAACACGCCCAAGGGCATCATGCGCGCCATCCTCTACTCGGCGCTCGCCGGCCTCGTCCTCATGCTCGCCCTGGTGTACTCGATCCGTGACTACGCGAGCGAGATCGCCGCGTCGGCGCCGCCGGTGCAGATCCTCGTCGACGCGCTCGGCCTCGGTATGGCCAAGCTGCTCCTGCTGATCGTCATCGGCGCCATGCTGTTCTGCGGACTCGCGAACATGACCAGCAACACCCGGCAGATCTTCGCCTTCTCGCGGGACGGCGCGATGCCGGGCTCGCGCTGGTGGCACTCGGTCTCGCTGCGCACGCGTACGCCCGTGAAGGCGGTGTGGCTCGCGGCCGCGTGCGCCCTGGTCCTGATCATCCCGGGCTGGTGGTCGCACACGGCGTTCACGGCCATCGTCAGCGTCAACGTGGTGGGCCTGTACCTGGCGTACGGCGTGCCCATCTTCCTGCGGCTGCGCCTGAAGGACTTCGAGCCGGGCCCCTGGAACCTGGGCCGCTACGGCAGGCCGGTGGCGGCGGTCGCCGTGGTGTGGATCGTGCTCAGCAGTGTCCTGTTCATGCTGCCCCAGGTCTCCCCCATCACCGCGGACTCCTTCAACTACGCGCCGATCGCGCTCGGCGTGGTCCTGCTCATCGCCACCATCTGGTGGTTCGCGACCGCGCGCCGGCGCTTCCAGGGGCCGGTGAGCTACGGCAGCCCCGACGAGGTGGCGGCGATGGACCTCATCTGA
- a CDS encoding RICIN domain-containing protein, giving the protein MSSPTLRAVAAALGAAALALAGSVAPPAAAAPHDVTYSVSVGTPVPYAHPTDTPASVYVDKDGTFYFQQSAALYGAKDPRYWDFFTGTDMDGAERSSAISDAVNPANPADRNNDTTWRCNNSPTGREATYAVGNAGYSQKNYCDLSGVWVDPDTGDWYGLVHNEFTPAPFSDGIHFDAIDYALSKDQGRTWTIKDHAITSPYSTRRGDTAQFPHETYSYGDGDQRLFVDTASGYFYVYYGSRVVAKGGNWEDSLAHVARAPISSKMARGSWQKWYDGHWSQPGVGGLESNMVPVDGASSTGYTPVAGDYDPSHAGTVAQQIAAGQLPPKSPLFVMNITYNAYLGLYIGEPEAVNGTAPQRIYATDDLASQKWHLIGDTGGYTNNSWYRWFLDGANRTSSTIVGKTFRSYCSIDCQGGADGEYVDITVGSSAPAAPPVDVTKAYRIASGDGRVLAQAADGASVTSDPAATRSALQSWVFTSDGDGSYRIAAASTGKLLGVPTTPKSGRAWGAKPVLAAAGAGGPTVGQQWFVVPVTSTGSYRLVNRYSGLVLGLSARAGRLAETTPVRSWSDTTGSAVGGSRTAAEQTLGLTPTGPASGGSLDGTHTLTASGKALDDPGHSTQQGAQLITWSPNAGANQNWVFTRQPDGGYQIVNGESKLCADVTASSRAAGAKVIQWPCTGGANQHWSVTATADGRYTVASRASGLLLTTAAAADGALVTQQPDTGSALQRWTLG; this is encoded by the coding sequence GTGTCCTCCCCCACCCTCAGAGCAGTGGCCGCGGCCCTCGGCGCCGCGGCGCTGGCGCTGGCCGGCTCGGTGGCGCCGCCGGCCGCCGCCGCGCCCCACGACGTCACGTACAGCGTCAGCGTCGGGACGCCCGTGCCGTACGCGCACCCGACGGACACGCCCGCCTCGGTCTACGTCGACAAGGACGGCACCTTCTACTTCCAGCAGTCCGCCGCCCTGTACGGCGCGAAGGACCCCCGGTACTGGGACTTCTTCACCGGCACCGACATGGACGGCGCCGAGCGGTCGAGCGCGATCAGTGACGCCGTGAACCCGGCCAACCCCGCCGACAGGAACAACGACACGACCTGGCGCTGCAACAACAGCCCCACCGGCCGTGAGGCCACGTACGCGGTCGGCAACGCGGGCTACTCGCAGAAGAACTACTGCGACCTCTCCGGCGTGTGGGTCGACCCGGACACCGGGGACTGGTACGGACTCGTCCACAACGAGTTCACCCCGGCGCCGTTCTCCGACGGCATCCACTTCGACGCGATCGACTACGCGCTCTCCAAGGACCAGGGCCGCACCTGGACCATCAAGGACCACGCCATCACCTCGCCGTACAGCACTCGGCGCGGCGACACCGCGCAGTTCCCGCACGAGACGTACTCCTACGGCGACGGCGACCAACGGCTCTTCGTCGACACCGCTTCGGGCTACTTCTACGTCTACTACGGGTCGCGCGTCGTCGCCAAGGGCGGCAACTGGGAGGACAGTCTGGCGCACGTCGCCCGCGCGCCGATCTCCTCGAAGATGGCACGCGGCTCCTGGCAGAAGTGGTACGACGGGCACTGGTCGCAGCCGGGCGTGGGGGGCCTGGAGAGCAACATGGTGCCGGTCGACGGCGCGAGCTCCACGGGGTACACCCCGGTGGCCGGCGACTACGACCCCTCCCACGCCGGCACGGTGGCCCAGCAGATCGCGGCCGGTCAACTGCCGCCGAAATCACCGCTGTTCGTCATGAACATCACCTACAACGCCTACCTGGGCCTCTACATCGGCGAGCCCGAGGCGGTCAACGGGACGGCGCCGCAGCGCATCTACGCCACCGACGACCTCGCCAGCCAGAAATGGCACCTCATAGGGGACACCGGCGGCTACACCAACAACTCCTGGTACCGCTGGTTCCTCGACGGCGCCAACCGCACCAGCTCCACCATCGTCGGCAAGACCTTCAGGTCGTACTGCTCCATCGACTGCCAGGGCGGCGCCGACGGCGAGTACGTGGACATCACGGTGGGCTCGTCCGCGCCCGCCGCGCCCCCGGTCGACGTCACCAAGGCCTACCGGATCGCGAGCGGGGACGGCCGGGTCCTGGCCCAGGCGGCCGACGGCGCCTCGGTCACCTCCGACCCGGCGGCCACCCGGTCGGCGCTTCAGTCGTGGGTGTTCACCTCCGACGGCGACGGCTCGTACCGCATCGCCGCCGCATCCACCGGCAAGCTCCTCGGCGTCCCCACCACCCCCAAGTCCGGGCGCGCGTGGGGCGCGAAGCCGGTGCTGGCGGCCGCCGGGGCGGGCGGCCCCACGGTCGGCCAGCAGTGGTTCGTCGTGCCTGTCACCTCCACCGGCTCCTACCGCCTGGTCAACCGCTACAGCGGGCTCGTGCTCGGCCTTTCGGCGCGGGCCGGCCGGCTCGCCGAGACCACCCCGGTCCGCAGCTGGAGCGACACCACCGGCAGCGCGGTCGGCGGCTCGCGCACCGCCGCAGAGCAGACCCTCGGCCTCACCCCGACCGGTCCGGCGAGCGGGGGATCCCTCGACGGCACCCACACCCTCACCGCCTCGGGCAAGGCGCTCGACGACCCGGGCCACTCGACGCAGCAGGGCGCCCAGCTCATCACCTGGAGCCCCAACGCGGGAGCCAACCAGAACTGGGTCTTCACCCGGCAGCCCGACGGCGGCTACCAGATCGTCAACGGCGAGTCCAAGCTCTGTGCCGACGTCACCGCGAGCTCCCGCGCCGCCGGGGCCAAGGTGATCCAGTGGCCCTGCACCGGCGGCGCCAACCAGCACTGGTCCGTGACCGCCACGGCCGACGGCCGCTACACGGTCGCGTCCAGGGCCAGCGGGCTGCTCCTCACCACGGCCGCCGCGGCCGACGGAGCACTCGTCACCCAGCAGCCCGACACCGGCTCCGCGCTCCAGCGCTGGACCCTCGGCTAG
- a CDS encoding glyceraldehyde-3-phosphate dehydrogenase, with product MTVNDDSFTNWKNREEIAESMIPIIGKLHRERDVTILLHSRSLVNKSVVSILKTHRFARQIAGEELSVTETLPFLQALTTLDLGPSQIDIGMLAATYKADDRGLSVEEFTADAVIGATGENKIERRAGRDVVLYGFGRIGRLVARLLIEKSGSGNGLRLRAIVVRGGGEADLVKRASLLRRDSIHGQFQGTITVDEATSTIVANGNTIKVIYANDPSEVDYTAYGIKDAILIDNTGKWRDREGLSKHLRPGIDKVVLTAPGKGDVPNIVHGVNHDTIKPDEQILSCASCTTNAIVPPLKAMADEYGVLRGHVETVHSFTNDQNLLDNYHKADRRGRSAPLNMVITETGAASAVAKALPDLKAPITGSSIRVPVPDVSIAILSLRLGRETTREEVLDHLRDVSLHSPLKRQIDFTTAPDAVSMDFVGSRHSSIVDAGATKVDGDNAILYLWYDNEFGYSCQVIRVVQHVSGVEYPTYPVPVL from the coding sequence GTGACTGTCAATGACGACTCGTTCACCAACTGGAAGAACCGCGAGGAGATCGCGGAGTCGATGATCCCCATCATCGGCAAGCTGCACCGGGAGCGGGACGTCACGATCCTGCTGCACAGCCGTTCCCTGGTGAACAAGTCGGTGGTCAGCATTCTGAAGACCCACCGATTCGCCCGCCAGATAGCCGGCGAGGAGCTTTCGGTCACCGAGACGCTGCCGTTCCTCCAGGCTCTGACGACCCTCGACCTCGGCCCTTCCCAGATCGACATCGGCATGCTCGCCGCCACCTACAAGGCGGACGACCGCGGCCTGTCCGTCGAGGAGTTCACCGCGGACGCCGTCATCGGCGCCACCGGCGAGAACAAGATCGAGCGCCGAGCCGGCCGCGATGTCGTCCTGTACGGCTTCGGCCGCATCGGCCGTCTCGTCGCCCGCCTGCTCATCGAGAAGTCCGGCTCGGGCAACGGCCTGCGCCTGCGCGCCATCGTGGTGCGGGGAGGCGGAGAGGCAGACCTCGTCAAGCGCGCCTCGCTGCTGCGGCGCGACTCCATCCACGGCCAGTTCCAGGGCACCATCACGGTGGACGAGGCGACGAGCACGATCGTCGCCAACGGCAACACCATCAAGGTGATCTACGCGAACGACCCGTCCGAGGTCGACTACACGGCGTACGGCATCAAGGACGCCATCCTCATCGACAACACGGGCAAGTGGCGCGACCGCGAGGGGCTTTCGAAGCACCTGCGCCCCGGCATCGACAAGGTCGTCCTGACCGCCCCGGGCAAGGGCGACGTCCCCAACATCGTCCACGGCGTCAACCACGACACCATCAAGCCGGACGAGCAGATCCTGTCCTGCGCCTCCTGCACCACCAACGCGATCGTCCCGCCGCTGAAGGCCATGGCCGACGAGTACGGCGTGCTGCGCGGCCACGTGGAGACCGTCCACTCCTTCACCAACGACCAGAACCTCCTGGACAATTACCACAAGGCCGACCGCAGGGGCCGCTCCGCGCCGCTGAACATGGTCATCACCGAGACCGGCGCCGCGTCGGCCGTCGCCAAGGCGCTGCCCGACCTCAAGGCGCCCATCACCGGCAGCTCGATCCGGGTGCCCGTGCCGGACGTGTCGATCGCCATCCTCAGCCTGCGCCTGGGTCGCGAGACCACCCGCGAGGAGGTCCTCGACCACCTGCGTGACGTCTCCCTGCACTCCCCGCTGAAGCGCCAGATCGACTTCACGACCGCTCCCGACGCCGTCTCCATGGACTTCGTCGGCTCGCGCCACTCCTCGATCGTCGACGCCGGAGCCACCAAGGTCGACGGCGACAACGCGATCCTCTACCTCTGGTACGACAACGAGTTCGGCTACTCCTGCCAGGTCATCCGCGTCGTCCAGCACGTCTCCGGGGTGGAGTACCCGACCTACCCGGTGCCGGTGCTCTGA
- a CDS encoding MerR family transcriptional regulator has protein sequence MKTIGEVAAELGVEPHVLRHWEQVGALTVRRDGHGYRVYDESALDAARTVLKLRRVGLSLPEVTAAMAPTKAAAQAVVRAKMAALEEEVAHRQQAITFLRHAAECRHRYLDECPDCAAFARDA, from the coding sequence GTGAAGACGATCGGAGAAGTGGCGGCGGAACTCGGCGTGGAGCCGCATGTGCTGCGGCACTGGGAACAGGTGGGAGCACTCACCGTGCGCCGCGACGGCCATGGCTACCGCGTGTACGACGAGAGCGCGCTGGACGCGGCGCGTACGGTCCTGAAGCTGCGCCGGGTCGGTCTCTCCCTGCCCGAGGTCACCGCCGCCATGGCACCGACGAAGGCGGCGGCGCAGGCGGTGGTCAGGGCCAAGATGGCAGCGCTCGAGGAGGAAGTCGCCCACCGTCAGCAGGCGATCACGTTCCTGCGGCACGCCGCCGAGTGCCGGCACCGCTATCTCGACGAGTGTCCGGACTGCGCGGCCTTCGCCCGTGACGCGTGA
- a CDS encoding NAD(P)H-binding protein gives MPDTEGPTASPHSPSILVTGATGNLGREIAIRLAAQGARVRCLTRERGAARPGAEWVAGDLTDPGAVRRALVGIDAVFLIWPLLTSAPAHAMIAELAAAAPRVVYLSSSAVDDEAGEQSDPIVQVHAEMEALLHDAGLRPVVLRSDTLASNARGWVSQVRAGDVVSGPDMAPTAVVDERDVADAAVAVLLDDGGRLGGGPHVLTGPEVLGRSDQVVRLGAALGCDLRFAALAPDLARSRMLADGRPEPLVEALVAASERRPASRRITDHVERLAGRPAGTFARWALDHAPEFR, from the coding sequence ATGCCTGACACCGAGGGGCCCACAGCCTCCCCGCACAGCCCATCCATCCTGGTCACCGGCGCGACCGGCAACCTCGGCCGGGAGATCGCCATCCGCCTTGCCGCGCAGGGCGCGCGCGTACGCTGCCTCACGCGTGAGCGGGGCGCCGCGCGCCCGGGAGCCGAGTGGGTGGCCGGTGACCTCACCGATCCCGGCGCGGTGCGCCGGGCGCTGGTGGGCATCGACGCCGTCTTCCTCATCTGGCCGCTGCTCACATCCGCACCCGCCCACGCCATGATCGCGGAACTCGCCGCGGCGGCGCCGCGCGTCGTCTATCTGTCGTCGTCGGCGGTGGACGATGAAGCAGGGGAGCAGAGCGATCCCATCGTGCAGGTGCACGCGGAGATGGAAGCCCTGCTGCATGACGCCGGGCTGCGCCCCGTGGTGCTGCGGAGTGACACGCTGGCCTCCAACGCCCGTGGCTGGGTGTCACAGGTGCGGGCGGGCGATGTCGTCTCGGGCCCGGACATGGCCCCTACGGCCGTCGTCGACGAGCGCGACGTCGCGGACGCCGCCGTGGCCGTCCTGCTCGACGATGGCGGTCGACTGGGCGGCGGACCCCACGTGTTGACCGGCCCCGAGGTGCTGGGGCGGTCCGACCAGGTGGTGCGTCTCGGCGCGGCGCTCGGGTGTGATCTGCGCTTCGCGGCGCTCGCCCCTGATCTGGCGCGATCGCGGATGCTCGCCGACGGGCGCCCCGAGCCGTTGGTGGAGGCACTGGTCGCCGCCTCCGAGCGGCGACCCGCCTCGCGCCGCATCACCGATCACGTGGAGCGCCTTGCCGGCCGCCCGGCCGGGACCTTCGCGCGGTGGGCCCTGGACCACGCGCCCGAGTTCCGCTGA
- a CDS encoding SpoIIE family protein phosphatase, with product MNGSGIHYEAVFRALPAPVALLTTDLVYADVNRAFTTMTGRTREQLVGHYLFDVFPDNPDDPGASGMRNLGASLRRVAASGERDTMALQRYDVEDPTRPGVWEERYFSPVNTPIRGPDGEVVLILHRVEEVTELIRARGGAGAAGDGDRARVLEAELYNRARELQEVNDRLRQAHSREHEIALSLQAAMLPLPRPLGQRTAAVRYRPAVGALNVCGDWYDLAELPGDRLAVAVGDVVGHGLAAAGVMGQLRSALSAASLVAEGPARALDVLSLYARSVDGAESTTVFQAVIDWSSHTLTYSSAGHPPAALVRPDATVRFLDAATDPPLGARPEPVARPQATVPFAAGSSLVLYTDGLIERRDEDIDTGLQRLAGSLTRHHGAGPEALADAVLDDLIPVGGATDDTALVVIGL from the coding sequence GTGAACGGGTCCGGCATCCACTACGAGGCGGTGTTCCGGGCCCTGCCCGCCCCGGTGGCCCTGCTGACCACCGACCTCGTGTACGCCGATGTGAACAGGGCGTTCACCACGATGACGGGCCGGACCCGCGAGCAGTTGGTCGGGCACTACCTCTTCGACGTCTTTCCGGACAACCCCGACGACCCGGGCGCCAGCGGCATGCGCAACCTGGGCGCCTCGCTGCGCCGGGTCGCGGCCAGCGGCGAGCGCGACACCATGGCGCTCCAACGGTACGACGTGGAGGACCCCACCCGGCCCGGGGTGTGGGAGGAGCGTTACTTCAGCCCGGTCAACACCCCCATCCGCGGCCCGGACGGCGAAGTGGTCCTGATCCTGCACCGAGTGGAAGAGGTCACCGAACTCATCCGTGCCCGTGGCGGAGCCGGCGCCGCCGGGGACGGCGACCGGGCCAGGGTCCTGGAGGCCGAACTGTACAACCGGGCCAGGGAACTGCAAGAGGTCAACGACCGGCTGCGCCAGGCCCACTCCCGGGAACACGAGATCGCCCTCTCCCTTCAGGCCGCCATGCTGCCCCTGCCCCGCCCGCTGGGACAGCGCACCGCGGCCGTGCGCTACCGGCCCGCCGTCGGCGCCCTGAACGTGTGCGGGGACTGGTACGACCTGGCGGAGCTGCCCGGCGACCGGCTCGCCGTCGCCGTCGGCGACGTGGTCGGGCACGGCCTGGCCGCCGCCGGGGTGATGGGGCAGCTGCGCAGCGCCCTGAGCGCCGCGTCCCTGGTCGCCGAGGGGCCCGCGCGCGCCCTGGACGTCCTCAGTCTGTACGCCCGCTCGGTGGACGGCGCCGAGTCCACCACCGTCTTCCAAGCGGTCATCGACTGGAGCAGCCACACGCTGACCTACAGCAGCGCCGGACACCCGCCCGCCGCGCTGGTGCGTCCGGACGCCACCGTGCGCTTCCTGGACGCCGCGACGGACCCGCCGCTCGGCGCCCGCCCGGAACCGGTCGCCCGGCCGCAGGCCACGGTCCCCTTCGCGGCGGGGTCGAGCCTGGTGCTGTACACCGATGGGCTCATCGAGCGCCGCGACGAGGACATCGACACCGGCCTTCAGCGGCTGGCCGGTTCCCTCACCCGCCACCACGGGGCCGGCCCCGAAGCGCTCGCGGACGCCGTCCTGGACGATCTGATCCCGGTCGGCGGCGCCACCGACGACACGGCCCTGGTCGTCATCGGCCTGTGA
- a CDS encoding DUF6131 family protein: protein MIVLGVILLVIGFVAGISILWTIGVILVVLGVILWILGSVGHAVGGRRHYW from the coding sequence ATGATCGTCCTCGGAGTCATCCTGCTGGTCATCGGCTTCGTGGCCGGCATATCCATCCTGTGGACCATCGGCGTCATCCTCGTCGTCCTCGGCGTCATCCTGTGGATCCTGGGATCCGTGGGTCACGCGGTCGGCGGCCGGCGGCACTACTGGTAA
- a CDS encoding VOC family protein: protein MPIATYCLVALDCPDPEALAAFYAAVLGGEVKNDGEDWYDLYAPGGHRVSFQRAPGLTPPEWPRGDRNSQQLHLDFTVQDMEAAEQQVLSLGATPLDLDDHGGERGFRVYADPAGHPFCLCRA from the coding sequence ATGCCCATCGCGACGTACTGCCTCGTGGCCCTTGACTGTCCCGATCCCGAGGCGCTGGCCGCCTTCTACGCGGCGGTGCTCGGCGGCGAGGTGAAGAACGACGGCGAGGACTGGTACGACCTGTACGCCCCCGGCGGTCACCGCGTCTCCTTCCAGCGCGCGCCGGGTCTCACGCCGCCGGAATGGCCGCGTGGGGACCGCAACTCCCAGCAGCTGCACCTGGACTTCACCGTCCAGGACATGGAGGCGGCCGAGCAGCAGGTCCTCTCCCTCGGCGCCACCCCGCTCGACCTCGACGACCACGGCGGCGAGCGCGGTTTCCGCGTGTACGCGGACCCGGCGGGCCACCCCTTCTGCCTGTGCCGGGCGTGA